One stretch of Heptranchias perlo isolate sHepPer1 chromosome 29, sHepPer1.hap1, whole genome shotgun sequence DNA includes these proteins:
- the mrpl34 gene encoding 39S ribosomal protein L34, mitochondrial, with product MSFLTAVVRRCRWHPAQYLAPVASSNSSLREICSSVLWRPSGLLSPGRVETAGLAARLFPWNQQQVRTKKRGTEYQPKTIKRIRTHGWQKRISTRGGIEVILRRMLKGRTSLTH from the coding sequence ATGGCACCCTGCGCAGTACTTGGCCCCTGTCGCGTCGTCGAACTCCAGCCTGCGCGAGATCTGCAGCTCCGTCCTGTGGCGGCCCTCCGGCCTCCTGTCCCCGGGGCGGGTGGAGACTGCTGGCCTGGCCGCCCGGCTCTTCCCTTGGAACCAGCAGCAGGTCCGGACGAAGAAGCGTGGCACCGAGTACCAGCCCAAGACCATCAAGCGGATACGGACCCACGGCTGGCAGAAGCGCATCAGCACCCGGGGCGGCATCGAGGTGATTCTGCGGAGGATGCTGAAGGGCCGGACGTCGCTGACTCACTGA